A single Vigna radiata var. radiata cultivar VC1973A chromosome 8, Vradiata_ver6, whole genome shotgun sequence DNA region contains:
- the LOC106770300 gene encoding ethylene-responsive transcription factor 1B-like yields MSSPFFQSPYWDMIMQMQEPSEILFQPLSSNDVLDPLHDSLSFDMVDFSTAPAEGNHKEAKKLVVESEVKNRDRSYIGVRKRPWGKFAAEIRDTTRSGKRVWLGTFESAEAAALAYDQAAFSMRGHNAVLNFPVKRVKESLQEIQYTCFNGTSPALALKARHCKKKHFSKAKECKGKEKSKPCVVVLEDLGVDYLEQLLSISDQSASPTYFN; encoded by the coding sequence ATGTCTTCCCCTTTCTTTCAGAGCCCATATTGGGACATGATCATGCAGATGCAGGAGCCTTCAGAAATTTTGTTCCAACCGTTGTCATCTAATGATGTTCTTGACCCTCTACACGATTCTCTTTCCTTCGACATGGTTGACTTCTCTACAGCTCCAGCAGAAGGAAACCACAAAGAGGCAAAGAAATTGGTGGTTGAGTCTGAGGTGAAGAATAGGGATAGGTCATACATAGGTGTGAGGAAAAGGCCTTGGGGAAAATTTGCTGCAGAAATCAGAGACACGACAAGGAGTGGGAAAAGGGTTTGGCTTGGAACCTTTGAGAGTGCAGAAGCTGCTGCTTTAGCTTATGACCAAGCTGCATTTTCCATGAGAGGCCATAATGCTGTACTCAATTTTCCTGTCAAAAGAGTTAAAGAGTCTTTGCAAGAGATCCAATATACCTGCTTCAATGGCACTTCTCCTGCACTTGCACTCAAGGCGAGGCACTGCAagaaaaaacacttttcaaaagcAAAAGAGTGTAAAGGGAAAGAGAAATCAAAGCCATGTGTAGTGGTATTAGAAGATTTGGGAGTCGACTATCTAGAGCAACTTCTTAGCATATCAGATCAAAGTGCAAGCCCTACCTACTTCAACTAA